cccttctctgtacctcttctaattcaaatatatcttttttgagatgaggtaaccagaactgcatgtagtataagacaagagacaacagatggagacaaaCAGAGctgggagtacaaggaaacaatgagacactattggtcagcatgataggctatGGACTCAGCACTTCAGCAGTCTAACTGTTGCcaattttttttgtaggcattatggcaaaggagaattttaaggagggattcGACGGAGGATAATGAGTTAGATTTGTGGATGTTGACAGGTTGATTATGAGTTTATGGTTGTTGCCATTTTCTTGTGCCTACTCCCCAGGGGAAGTGATCTGTTATCAGAATAGGCCACAAACAGAACACTTAATACAAAATAAGCCAACCCCAATAGAACAGAGGGAGCCTGCCTCAAGCAATGCATGTGGCACAGGTGATTGCCATCCTGAAATTGGGTTATTTAATACAGAATTCCAGCTCACCTTTGTGAGGGCTTACCTGTCTCAGGATCTATACGGATCACTCTCCCTCCATCAATACAGGCCACCCAAAGTTTCCCTTCTGCGTCAATACACATTCCATCAGGCATTTGTTCCTCCTTTTCTAATTGGTACAAAACTTTACAGCAGGCTGTGGAAGGAATTATGAAGTCAACACTGAATGTGATAGGTTAGCTATACCATTGTGATAGCTTCACTGTACCATATGCTAATTTAACAAATGCATTTAACATCTTCCACAGTCTCCTAAATGCTCTTACAAACAAAGCAACTCATTTTTGTGATGAAGGCAGACATCAAAATTTGATTTGCACATGTGCCTAGAGATGGCTGATGGGGCACAGTTAGTCTGATAAAAATAAACAGCCATTAGAACTGTTGTCTGAGGCTATACTGAATTCAGATGCCTATGCTTTTACCAAGCATGGAGTACAGATCTTTGCTGTTGAAGAATTTGTTCTATCCATATTGCTCAACGTATGAGCCCTAGGCCAGTTTATGACTATCACAAGCACAATGACTTTATTTTAGGTACTCACCACTGATCTCTgcctgtgtgttttttttcatattCAAATCACAGAACTACTTAATTTAAATGTAGTTAATACATAATCTCTCCCAGACAAAGACCAAGAAGCCACTTTAACACAAAGAGAGACTGGCTTCTTGTTGACCAGCTATAAACTCATTATTTAATTGGGCTTTGGACACCAAGGACATGATGGTCAAACTAGACACAGAGATAGATTTACATGCTTAAACCACAATCCAGTGTGGTGTTCTGTGCAGACTGCTATGCCCACATGGAGTCCCATTGACCCAGTGAAGTCATTGGGGCTCTTCCCAGGTGCAGCAGTATACCTGTTTGGATTATAATGTAAGATCAGGACCCTAGTTTGCAGCCATAATGGACATTTGCCGGTATAAAACCAGGGTGAAAGGAGATTCAGACTCACAGTGCTTTCATATTTTGGAAAGATAGGTGTCATGAAAAAATCTTCTCACCAGAAATTTATAAAAATAGGCAGAGGAAATCTACCTAGTTGTATTCCACTTCTAAATACTTCATTTATACATGCATAAAGTCTGCACAGACTAGTGTACAAAGGGAACCAATTCAGTCATTTGAATCACAATTGACATGACAATAATTAGTCTCAGTTGAATTGCTGCTATGTGAGATGGgccaaaaaaaagtttcattgaaCGTTTGTTcaagtttttaaatgaatttgggTCAGTTGTACTCACACTCCAGTCTCCTTTCTGCAAAGACTGTAGTAAGCAAGGAATATTTGCCCAAGCCATGGATTTTACATGAATGCTACAGAACATTTGTGGAGAACTGTAAATTTATACTTGTGAGCATTCCTACtggaaacctgattttaaaaatatgcttctgTAATCAGGGAAGAGAAACATATGGTATGATCTTTTATGAGAGTTAATAGAAAGTGtaccagtagatggcactcaagaatatgtagcattGTTTATGGGTTTTGTAGGATCGATACAATTCATTGTGATTGTGCACTGCAAACAGCTTCCTTTGTGCAACTCTTAACGTCAGCTCTTAACTTGACCTAGCTGTCCAATCAAAACAGATTCTGAATTCTCACAATGAACTGTTCATGAACAAGCTAGAATCCAAGAAATGTTCAccaaataattttgtgtcataGATTGTGAATTTCTTTTTCTATTGacaatttgtgaacagaaaaattTATAATTTGTCATCTACTTCACTGACAATTACATACCCAGCTCTTGCTGAAGGAAATCAaactacattgatttaaaaactgatttaagaaAAGCATCTATACCGATTTTTCCTGTGTGCACATCATAGTCAAAAGCATGGACAGCATACGCCAGACTATCAATATGAAAGAAGGTTCTGTGATCCAGTGACCAATCCAATCCATTAGAGATGTCCACCTGGTCTAACTGCTTCACTACAGAATAATCAGGAAAGAGCGTGTAGAGGGCACCTTGGCATCTGGCTCGCACACCAGGTTCTGTCTCCTCAGCCATGGTACCTAAAAGGATAATGGGATCAATCATTGGAAAGTACAGCAGCCTGGAGAATCTTTACACCCTGGTAACTACAATAATGACCTCCTCATGTTCTCCTTGGGGTATATACTTTTATTACTTAAAGGGACTCTGAACTTAAAATGCATATACTGTAAACGTATTGTTACCTAGGTTATTAATAAAGACTTAGAACAACAGAAGTGAAAGATTTTTGTAAATTGGATTTACATGTCACCATTAAAGTTGTTTcacttgtttactttttgcatgtCTCTACTGGAAAAATGAAAGTGAAGCCAGTTTCACTGTTTGCTTGAGGTTTTGGTGGTGGTgtgctgtggatttttttttttttttttttacagtcactttcaaGTTGCTGTAATAATTGAGTTTTTAATGCCCATGGGGAAtatttaagttttgtttttaatttgtggaaATCGTTCTATTGGTCTTAAATTTTATAAAAGCTTGTTTTACAATATTTGAGCCAACTTTTAAGTTGGGATTGTCCACTCATCACATACAGATATGAACAGCATatatagaaaaataatatttctctttcatttttctaACTTTAGGCTGCTGCAAGACTAGGAAATAAGAATAAAGTTAACACCACATCAACCCTTAATATGGTAAACTCCAGTCTGAAATTAGAATAACTATTGTTGGTAAATATTGAATAATAAACTGACAGACTATAGTTGACATAACACATTTGGACCTGTTTCTGGAACCACTGCCAAGCATAGAAATTACTGTCACAACTCTGTGGATCTGCTCCCAGTAGTAACTGCTGTGTTTGGTAGCAAGTGTTTgtagaatcaggcctttaatttGAATCTATAAAGTAAATCtgagtgtgggggcagggggggtgaaTGCGTGAAATCCTGTCTGCCCCTGCAACATCCAGGACAGCCTCACTTTAGACTGTGAGTCCCTCCTCCTGACCTGTCTCACAATCAGAGGCATCCAAACACCACTTTCTGAGTCCATGCTTCTGCATTAATAGAAGTACCAATTCTCACACACTTCACCTATTGCTGAGTTAAGCTCAGCTGAAGAATCAAGTTCCCAGAGAATAAAAGTACAATACACATTAGAAATAGGCCTACTTCATTGAGAGTGAAAATCCTGCCAGAAACATACCAGCAAAAAATCTCCCCTTTGGATCCACTTTCCCATCATTGAACCTGTTGTTTGGTTTATCCTGTTCAAGTTCTGCAATAGTGGTTACTGACTCCATTTCCCAGTTTAAAAAGGCAAATCTGGTTCCCAAGGCAATGACATAACCCCCACACTTTCGAAGGGCCACCGAGCCAACGCGAGCATCtgcaaacaagagagagagggggaacgGGAGAAATTCAGTGAGTGTCAGATCATGTTATATCATAGGCTCTATATCCAGTTTGACATCACCGTCTCACTAGATGTGCAGTGCCATCATAGCTGAGATCAGTAACTGGATGGAGAAAAACTGGTTGAAGCTGAATCCAGGAAAGACTGAGATAATGTGAGTAGGAGAAGTGAAGCACTCTGAAGAACGTACCACATCTATAACATTACCTTCCATTCAGATCATTAACATAGCTTGTAGTCTTAGTGTTCTCCTAGGCTCCTCACTACTTCTAAACACTCAAGCACCCAGAgccaagaaaaaaatccatttcatcTACCACTTCTGGGAAAACTGTGCCCTTTCGTGTTGACTTTGGACTTAGATACAGTGATCCATGCATTTCGAACCGCCACCTTGATAACTATAATTCTCTGTCTTGTTGACTTGGGCCACCTCTTACTAAACAATTGATTGTAGGAATGCAGTTCACTGGTCTCAATAGAAAGTAAAAGGATGGCATGAAATACTATAAACTACTTGTGACTCTGTATAGGAAGAAAGATCACCATATGTACAGTAAGATAACATCACTGATGTAGCATCACTGTTGCACAATTGCGATAAATCTTATGCAAACAAAGTTATCCTGTTTATATTTATTATCATCGTGTATGAAATTATGGATCTTTGCTGTGTGTTTGTATCTTGAACATGTTGTGTTCCTAGGTAACACCCACAGGACAGATTTACATCAAGACCAGCCATGGTTGATGGGCCATTAAAAAGAATCAGCTCTTCCAGTGGGCATCTCCTGAGGATGCCTCCGAGAGCATGTAGACAATGGATGCCTCATGACTCAGCAAGGGCACATAGAACATGTGATCCCTGACTCCATGTTTGAGACAGGAACTTTCCATACCCATGGgttggaggggggaaggaggttaTCAATGGGAGAGTGTGACATCATCGCCTTGCTTCTTTCCTGCGCCACATCTCTGAATTATGATTTCTAACAAAGAAGAgctttgaacaatggactgaggaccccAATATTTGAGATGAAACAGAGATTCATTACAAACTGGcagatttaacatcactgctattaTCCTGATCTACAAACTCTGAAATCAACTGTAATGGATATGATTCATTATAACCTCTTAATTACGCTcttcctttttatatatatatatacctttagtttttagtaactaaaggattggctaccagcatgGTTTGGGGGTAAGATCTGAAGTATATTTTGACCTGGGGTATGTGTCTGGTTCCTTGGAATGAGAAAAATCTAATAGATGTGATTCTGattttaataatcatttatcaCAGAACTCTGGTTTGTCTGGATGGTGTATGAGGGGCGAGAGGGCCTGAATGGGACTGTCTGTGGCTACAT
The DNA window shown above is from Trachemys scripta elegans isolate TJP31775 chromosome 1, CAS_Tse_1.0, whole genome shotgun sequence and carries:
- the LOC117870589 gene encoding regucalcin-like, which translates into the protein MCSIKIESVVKEKNRMGECPVWEERENALVYVDINSQKVCRWNSVTNEVHSVSVDARVGSVALRKCGGYVIALGTRFAFLNWEMESVTTIAELEQDKPNNRFNDGKVDPKGRFFAGTMAEETEPGVRARCQGALYTLFPDYSVVKQLDQVDISNGLDWSLDHRTFFHIDSLAYAVHAFDYDVHTGKIACCKVLYQLEKEEQMPDGMCIDAEGKLWVACIDGGRVIRIDPETGKRIQTVKLPASRITSCCFGGKDYSEMYVTSAYDGLDKAALAKEPRAGEIFKITGLGVKGIPQYSYVA